A segment of the Lycium ferocissimum isolate CSIRO_LF1 chromosome 10, AGI_CSIRO_Lferr_CH_V1, whole genome shotgun sequence genome:
TGTTATGAGTTGAGGTAACAACAAGAAATGACATCAATGGAATCATAAAGATAAGAATATCAAGCTCGttatagcatcattatcatcatcgtcatggaatatatctcatctctatctcataagagtctcttaagaatctttaacttcaTCTTTGGAATGTAAAATTAGCCTAcggaaatatagaaaaagtcATAATATAGAAgtaatgcctttgaaagaaggggactagccttacatacctttacgtttccttaacgactaagcgtCCTCCTTCCAAGCttacaactctacattcaagggaattcgtactaagattatataaccggaaacatacttaagcttaagttaaagcgactaaaagctaacgaaaattgggcagcacctcctttGTTCTGACAACTTCCTCCAACTAATAAACAACTcgcacaatatcataatcaacaacttcatcaagctagacattattcaattcccaAAATCctctttcaaagtcatccataactaTAATTATgatacaacatcatattcattcacatatattgcctctacaacatctttaatatcattcatagcaagattatactcattacgtatcaagaactatgattcaagtcaagttactattcaagaataccattattttcatatttgaacttcatactctactttcttccataatccgagtctttcaaccattcaataccctcaataacatgaaatggacataaaactcacctttgattatgtaggaacaGACTTTGgatggaaacacttcacttggagaaaaccctaacttcatttccaaggaaatttctagcttccatgaaccctagttagcatccttgcacttgattccactaattattaatgtttgatctttgattcacCTTAAatttatgttaatgaaatgtatggaaccttctagaggtcttgagagaagatgagaagatgagaaattagaaagtgggacttatatttatacttggaaattaaCTCAGCCCGATGGGATTATACGGaaccttatacggtccgtataatattatacggtccttataagtgaccgtataactccGCCGATAATAATGTTCTTCAGCAGAAtcgttatacggaccgtataaatggtcgtacaATTCACCTTCTccccgaacttgttctcgtcgattcgtttgatctccaatccttatggaaccttcttaacacttgtttaacacttcattaaccacctAAGTATCCTTATAACTTTTTCCCAAGACTTTACTAATCAATCCTGAGTTCGATAGTTTTCGAAACCTTTTCCTAAACACCACTTATACTTCACTTGTCCTTATCAAACTTTATTTCACCAATGCTATAACCCGAAACATCGCTCACCCCTTTTAAANNNNNNNNNNNNNNNNNNNNNNNNNNNNNNNNNNNNNNNNNNNNNNNNNNNNNNNNNNNNNNNNNNNNNNNNNNNNNNNNNNNNNNNNNNNNNNNNNNNNAAGCCCGTGAAAATTAAAGtgacaacaaaagaaaaagggggtGAGTTTTTGGAGGAAGGTGGAAACAAAGAATAAAGTGTGTTAAGGAATAAGAATGCACACTTGTGAAATTTGGAAGCTAGGATACGAGAGGGAATGGAAAATATAAGGGTATGAATGAGTACGAAGGTATAAGTACGCCcctaaaaaggggggaagcgggtgagaaaAGTGTAAAGGTAAGTTAGGAGCAACTGATGTTGTAATATGTTTGATAAGGACGCTTAAGGCACCAATGGGACCCCCCCCCCGAGGTGATTATGGGAgccgtaagactagttgaacattcgaggacgaatgttcaaaaggagaggatgttacaccttgcatTTTGAGCCTTTGGATATTCGAAGTCGatggcggaaagtttagggcaaggtcatttttttttcggtttcgttgtaatgcgtaagcggattaaaaaatattattgaggtggaaatattgataaagactaagggcaaaaaggaaattcgcaaaatggctcatggaaatatttgaaaaggttagggcaaaatggtcattttacaagattcaagaaaattccaaaaggggccatattggccatgtgaggaaaaaggtatggaaaaaggatgaaaaaatatatatataagtcatcttttaaagaaaaacaaaagaaagaaaattctagaaataaaaggaaaaaggaagaaaaatctagagagagaggggcatgtgcccctcacatgtatataagatgactatatatatataagggagaggAGTATTCATctttggagagaaaagaaagaaagcaagagaaaaaaaaaagaagagagaggagTTCGCCTTGGGCATGGCCGAGCAAGGCCATGGGAAAATTGAAACCGAAAATTGTTATGGATTAAATTATaagaaatttttgaaatcaAAAATGAATATTTGTGAACAATGTGGATATCATTTGAAAATGAGCAGTTCGGATAGAATTGAACTTTTGATTGATCCGGGTACTTGGGATCCTATGGATGAAGACATGGTCTCTCCGGAACGATTCCAATTATTTTTGGAATTGTATTCTTTTCATTCAAGAAGTTTGACCCCCctctaatttttttgttttctttatttgatttgcTGATCCAAGACCATACATATTGATAAAAAGAACTGCTATTTATTTGCTGAATAGACAGGTAGATTGAAAAAACCATGACTATGCTTAACAATAAAACACTCTGAAAAGCCCACATACGGCGAAATTATCATTTTCTTGTAGCCTCTCTACCATTTGAaaggtcctcttcaacatgatagggttgttggaacaagaaaaatattGGTTTATGCAAAGGAACAAGCTAGCCGTGGGGGAGAAGTGGAAggagaggtaaggttcaatctcatttttatgtgttgtgcatgatttgtatatgttgtgaaatgtagaaatgaaagaagttcgtgaaaatatggtgttgtgtgtgaagtggtagtggtggccgtgtgtgagagatggccgtgcatgtgtgtgtgttgtgttatgcttggttgttgttgtaatgtgttgaaactaatgaaattcatggCAATATTGATGTGGTGTGGTAGCCGTGCATGTTGGTGTTGTAACCGTGTGAGTGGAGTTGGCCGAATAGAGGTAGTGAGGTGTAGGtatgatgaaatgattttacTTAGTTTTGTGTTTTCgtgtaatgtcatgaaatggatgaaaattcatgaaaagtgtGTGTGTTATGGTTGGGGCCGAAAATGGTGAAATTTGGTGAGTTGTGGCAAATTGAATTTAtttgatatattatattttggtatgtgttgaaagaaaaaaaaaaaattgtgtgcgataaaggtctgcgggttcgctcggccttaaatcgaggtcgggtgcccatcacgtccctcggaaattgggggcgTGAcaggtcgggcacttgttacggcccatcagtttgggttgtgacacttACCCAAACTTTGGTATTTTTAAAAAGgtttttgaaaacaaaccttCGCAAATGGTatcataatttttcaaaaatatttaagtgGCGACTCTATTAAACGAACCAACAAAGAGGCAAGTTATGATAGTAGCTTTTACGTGGTAGTGTAAAAAGTGAACTGTAGTAGTACATTTTAAATAGAAGGGTCAATTACTATTATTAAAACAATAAAGAGACCATTGTGTGTCTGTTTAGGCGGCTTCATTTCTCTCAATTATATCAGCTTAGTGTGATAAAATTACAAACAAGAAAATCATATCTGCATGCCCAAGGCCACAAGCTGAGCCGGTTTGGGGCTCAGCACTATTTATCTGTAAAATGGTACCGTTGAATTTATACACGTGGTTTATAGATGTGCGGATTGAGATGACAAATTGATTAAATAAGAGACAAATTACAGTGATATGAGCTACGAAAGATAGACAACCAAACGAAAGAACAAAGACAGCCTGGGTTTCTATCCTGTGATGCATCAAGGCCATTAGGGAAGACTCTTTGCAATATTACTGACAGTACAACGATGACCAAGAAACATGATGAAAACTGCTAACCACTAATTTTATCCTCTGTATACTTACTAGAATTCGAATGCCTTACAACAAGAGtatgattttctaattataGTTAAGTTACTAGGAACATGATCCATAAATTGCGCCCCCATAATGACAATTGATTTGCCCATTATTATGTCCGAGTCAAGGTCGGAGAAGATCTTGGGATCTTTTGTAACGACTGACCTTCAAGGTATATTCCATCCAACCGGTATCTTGAATTTAGCCTTACTCCTCTGGGGTCATGTTCCCACTATCATGACTTGTTGACCGGTCACATGGGCTTAACTTATATCATCACTTGGTGACTTATATCTGCCTTTTCCTTACTGCCACATGTCTAGACTTGATTCGGATATTTAACAATTATGAATTTTACCCCATGCAAGCTCAATTTGGTTTGGTTTCGATTTATACTTGGTTTATCCAGACTTGATTGTGCTGGCTAGATTCAGTTCGATCGGCTCACTTTTATCTTGTAATGAttactttaaaattaaaattcatccattaatattaattaaattagaagtttatcaattaaataattattaattactataataaataagtaatcttATACTTCTTTAATTAATTCGATGTAAGTAAATTTTCTTATACATATTGTTATATAAGAATGCCTTATGGATGGtatgaaatatatttaaaattttaaaactttaggAATTAATAATTAATGAAAATTAATATCATACAATTTTAgaaattattgttgttttattaGTTTAATATTTTGCGTGAATATTCTGTCTCATATAAAGTTAACCTCATTTGAATTTAagatataattaaaaataatgatgtatataatttaatcaCACTTGAATGGGTTACAAATTCAATCCATTAGTGATTATATACTTCTTAATCAATCAATTTATTATGAATTTGATCATTTGTAATGGCATAGTAATACATGGAACTAAAGATTAAAGAGATTATTTGATCTCGGTTCTACTTGggcttcgattttatttttagaaagcTTGGTTGAGCGAGCTCGAGATGGTTTTCTAATTAACTTAGTTGACTAGGCTCAACTCGGTATTATAATAAGATCAGTTGAGCTCACCTCACTTAGATCAATGAGCAAGCCTAGTAACTTCTGTGCAATAAATTTACTAAAAGAACACTAACTAAATGtcccaacacaacatatcaatacAGGATGATCTAGTCGTTCGATCAATAGAATCATTATTAGATAATAAATTAGAGGGAAAGTTGCATGAACAAAGATGAATAACAAATACATAGAGAGAAGTTGCATGAACCTAGATGagtaacaaataaataataagtTGCATGAACAAAGATGAATAACAAATAAGACATCAAGAGATTAACCTTTCGTTAGTTCTAATAGTAACCCTTACCTCAAAAAGAAATAGTCTTTGTTACTTGGATGCAAGTATGCAATGGTCTTAGGACCACTttgtctctctctttcttgataGAAATCAAGCTTTCTTTGCAAACAACAACTTCCAATGTATTTGGAACACCAGACAAGTCAAGCTCCTTAATTTCTCCAGAAAGAAGGTTACAAGATGCAAGTTTTCCATTATTGCTTTCTATCATTAGTTCTGCATCATTCATCCAAATTGCCAAAGGTGTCTCTATGGCCATTGGTCCAACTGTAAATTCCTTAATCCATGATTCTCTCAGAGAATACTTCTTCATCAACCATATGTCAATCGGTTGATCCATTACCATATCTTGGAGAGAAGATATCTCCGTGTAACAAATCAAAGCTAGAGAATCCTTCAAGACGACAAGACTCTTGAGTTGTTCAATGTCTAAGCCATTAGGAAATAGAATGTTCTGGAACAACTCACAGctgaaattgaaagaaactaTCCAATAATCACCGATTGGTGATAGAGTTGTTCCACGCCAATGAAACGCTCCGTTAATCAATACATTAAAACAACACCGGGGATCTACTAAGCATTGTAGATCCTCAAATTTTCTCCACGAATTTGTACTGAGATTGTAAACCTCTACCTTACTAACAAGTTTATAAAGATTATCTGTATCATCCCATTCATATTCTTCTCGAGGACTTAGGATTCTGATAACCTTATAATCATCAGTACTGGGGTCAAACCCAATTCCTGTGGTCATGATCATACAATAGTTAAGTTCTACACTATGAGATAACTCTGGCCTATATGGAAGAATGCTAGGAGGGAGTTCCAAAACTTCTCGTAATGTTGGGTTATACAAAACAGTACTCCTGTAACTAGAAATGCAGATAATGCCATTGCAGGGACCTATAATTCGAACACCTATATAATTATCATTGTACTCAAAATTTGGTGCTATAGATTTGAATGATTCGTCATTTGAATGGAAGGATATCATATTCTTACCATTATAATAAATGCTATTGCGATCATTCCCATCAAATCTGAGGTAGCGCTTAAAAATAATGAATTGATTTGAGAGACAATCATGATTGTAATGAATGTAGTTAAAATCAACCGTATATATCAAATCATACCATGTTTTGGATATACACTTGAATCTCACTAGGGATTTTCCGGGCAATCGCTTCAAAATGTAGATCATCACATCATGTGGAAGTCTAATCCTTTGCTCGTCCACCTTTTCCATTTTCTAGAAAAGATAATtctcccaaaaagaatgacttaTGCAATTGCAACAACTCAACATATATTGacaaattcataaaatcaaGACGATGTATAATGTATTATGAGGATCTACATGTTGGAAAACTTTATGGGCAAAGTTAGATAAACTTAAAACCATGTGATGGATCCAAATGTTTTACCTTGTCGAGATCCTATTTATTAGCAATCTTTCAAGATTTGTTGCATTGTTTTACAGTATTTTATTTCTTCCGAAATAAATATGCCACATGTTGGAACATGATTCAATACACCGATTTGTTTACTCCGAATTtaggtaatcaattgaatttgtaagtgaggtataggatatgtggataaactttaatctatttttggttttttgtggaatatatatatatatatatatatatatatatatatatatatatatatatatatatatatatatgcaatggtatgtatatatgaatatatgcgTTAATAACTTGAATAAATACATTGCTATGGATGATTAAGTTAATGGTATTAGAAGAGTAAGCTAAAGACAACAATATTCCACTGATTCGGGCCAAAGATAGAaatgatattttgatatatatttgttgttACAATGCTCTAGATCTAAAAAACCTAACCCCTAAAAGTAGGGAATgcccccctatttatagttttgccttatgggccttgcatacaacataaagcccttttagaataaagaaaaccctaaaaggataaggttgggccgtacggtctgacacccgtacgg
Coding sequences within it:
- the LOC132032411 gene encoding F-box protein CPR1-like, whose product is MEKVDEQRIRLPHDVMIYILKRLPGKSLVRFKCISKTWYDLIYTVDFNYIHYNHDCLSNQFIIFKRYLRFDGNDRNSIYYNGKNMISFHSNDESFKSIAPNFEYNDNYIGVRIIGPCNGIICISSYRSTVLYNPTLREVLELPPSILPYRPELSHSVELNYCMIMTTGIGFDPSTDDYKVIRILSPREEYEWDDTDNLYKLVSKVEVYNLSTNSWRKFEDLQCLVDPRCCFNVLINGAFHWRGTTLSPIGDYWIVSFNFSCELFQNILFPNGLDIEQLKSLVVLKDSLALICYTEISSLQDMVMDQPIDIWLMKKYSLRESWIKEFTVGPMAIETPLAIWMNDAELMIESNNGKLASCNLLSGEIKELDLSGVPNTLEVVVCKESLISIKKERDKVVLRPLHTCIQVTKTISF